In Suncus etruscus isolate mSunEtr1 chromosome 9, mSunEtr1.pri.cur, whole genome shotgun sequence, the genomic window AGATGCCAAAgctgaacattcaggaaagtttGAGTGAAAACCTGATTCCAGTGGTGCCCCATCAACAGAAAgctatatcatttttttttttgtgaagacaGGTGGATGCTTCTGCCTCTGCTTTAAGATtaacaactgggagagactgaggggacatgTTGCCTTTGAGACATTTCTATGCCTAAAGCAGGGGCTGACCCCTcttcctgccttcacagacaaaggaggtacctttctgctgctggggcgcctctggtagccggttttcactcagtctttcttagcctttcttggccttctgAAGAGAGTattaggagacagaagagaagagaaacacaagaaGGCGACAAATCTCCTCAGGCTCTTCCAGTTCTCAAAATTGATTCTTTAATACTGCCTATTACCACAGCAGCGAAAATATACCTCCTTTGTCATTAAAGGCAGATGGGAGTGTCTGATCCTGCTGACTAATTAGCAACAGAGAGATAGTGAGTGGACCTGTTGTCTTtggtatttcttttctcttctcttctcttctcttctcttctcttctcttttcttctcttctcttctttttcttcccttctgttCCCAtccctttctttacttttccttttccttccccatcccttccttacattcccttattttcccttcccttcccttcccttctcttccctctcttcccttcctttttctacccttcccttctcttctcttctcttctcttctcttctccacttctcttctcttctcttctcttctcttctcatctcttctcttctttctcttctcatctctacccttcccttcctttccctttacacttcgcttcccttccttcccttcccttcccttattttttcttcccttcccttcccttttcccttcccttccctatctTCCcgtcttttccctttcctttcttcccttcccatcccttcccttcccgtctcctctcctctcccctcccctcccatacATCCTctcacctcccctcccctcccctccccttctcttcagttcccttcccttcccttcccttctcttctcttctcttctcttctcttctcttctcttctcttctcttctcttctcttcacttctcttctcttactttctcttctcttctcttctattcccttcccttctcttcccttttgtcttttcttctcttctcttctcttctcttttcatctctttacttctaatctcttctcttctcatttctacacttctcttctcttctcgtttcttcccttcacttcccttgccttcgttcccttttctttttccttccttcccttccctttccttcccctctcctctcctccccgcatgcctcccctcctctccccttccatcccctcccctccacttcccttcccttcccttcccttcccttctcttctcttctcttctcctcgtctcttctcttctcttcttttcttctattctatTCACTTCccatccctcttcccttcccttccttcccttcccttctttccacttcacttcctttcctttccttccattcccttccctttccccttccctttccccttcccttttcccttcccttttcgcttcccttttcccttcacttttaccttcccttttcccttcccttctctcttcccttcttccttcccttcccttttttctttccttttccttcccatcacttccttctcttcccttcttttttcttccctttccttctcttcattcccttccttttccttcccttcccttcccttcctttcccttcccttcccatcccttctctcctcttctcttctcttctcttccttctctatttttctcttcacttctaatctcttctcttcacatttctacacttctcttctcttttcctcccatcccttcccttttcccttcccttcccttccttcccttcttttccgtttccttccttcccttttttccctttccttccttcccttcccttcccctctcctctcctctcctctcccctccactccttcctctcccctcccttcccctcccctctcctccgctccccttcccttcccttctcttttctcttctcttctcttctcttctcttctcttctcttctcttcccttcccttccttcccttcttttccctttccttccttcccttcccctctcctatcctctactttcccctcccctccactccttcctctcccctctcctcccctcccctccccttcccttcccttcccttctcttctcttctcttcttctcttctcttctcttttcatctcttctcttctaatctcttctcttcacatttctacacttctcttctcttttcttcccttcccttttcccttcccttcccttcattcccttctattccctttccttccttcccttcccctctcctctcctctcccctactctcccctcccctttcctttcctttccttccctttccttctcttctcttctcttttcttctcttcactttacttctcttctcttcactactcttttctcttctcttttttcttctcttctattcccttcccatccctcttcccttccctttccttccttcccttcccttcctttcttcccttcccttcttttttcccttccatttttccttcccttttcccttcccttctcccttcccttctctcttcccttctcccttcccttccctttttccttccgtTTTCCTTTTCatcacttccttctcttcccttttttcttttcccttcccttctcttccttcccttacttttccttcccttcccttctcttctcttctcttcacttcatttctcttctcttctcttctcttctcttcccttctcttgtcttctcttttcaTGTCTTCTCTTCTAATCCCTTCTCTTCATATTCtacacttctcttctcttttcttcccttcccatcccttcccttttctctagtcttgtcttctcttctcttttcatctcttctcttctaatctcttctcttcacatttctacacttctcttctcttttcttcccttcccttcccttattcccttcccttccctaccttcccttcttttccctttcctttcttcctttcccttcccctctcctctcctctcccctcccctttcatacatcctttcccctctcctccgctcctcttcccttcccttcccttcccttcccttcccttcccttcccttcccttctcttctcttctcttcttttctcttcccttcccttcccttcccttcccttttgtcttctcttctcttctcttttcatctcttctcttctaatctcttctcttcacatttctacacttttcttctcttcttgtttcttcccttcacttcccttttcacttcccttgccttccttcccttttccctttccttccttcccctccctttcctcccctctcctctcctcccctcacgcctccctttcctctccctttccatcccctccccttcccttcccttctcttctcttcttctcttctcttctcttctcttctcatcacttctcttctcttctcttctcttctctcttctcttctcttctcttctcttctcttctcttctcttctcttcttttcttccattctatTCCCTTCCCATCtgacttcccttcccttcccttctttccacttccctttttttccttgccttccattcccttctattttcccttcccttttcccttcccatttcccttccctttttgcttttcttttcccttccgttttcccttcccttcacccttcccttctcccttcccttctctcttcccttccctttttccttccgtTTTTCTTCCCatcacttccttctcttcccttcttttttcttccctttccttctcttccttcacttccttttccttttcttcccttcccttcccttcccttcccttcccttcccttcccttctcttctcttctcttctcttctcttctcttctcttctcttctcttctcttctcttctcttctcttctcttctcttctcttcccttctcttctcttcccttcttctcttctcttctcttcgcttctcttctctctcttctcttctcttctcttctctttcaatttctcttcttctcttgtcttctaTCTACTGAAAATCTCCTGAGAAAGCCATAAGATGGCAAACTGAATTTATCACATAGCAGTGCCCAAGTTGATATGCCAAGAATgactgagtgaaaaccggctaccagaggcGAACTAGCAGCAGATAGTtacctcctttgtctgtgaaggcagattATAATGGTCTGCCCTTGCTTCCAGATTAGATTCTGTGAGAGGCTGAATGGACCTATcattttgtgtgtttctcttctcttctttctactgAAATTACCTGTGAAGTCCACGAAAGGCATATCCAAACCTGTTTCCTCAAGTTATCCaagcagaaagacaaagaaagattaaGGAAAATTGGCTACCAGAGGCGCCCCAGCAGCAGAAATGTGTCTTCTTTCTCTGTGAAGGCACGCTGGAGGGTCAGCCACTGCTTTTGGTTTCGCAACTCGGAGAGTCGGAGTGAACTTTTCTCCtttgtgtttttctcttctcttctcttctcttctcttctcttctcttctcttctcttctcttctcttctcttctcttctcttctcttttgtttcctgAAACTCTTCTGAAAAGCCAATAAAATCTCCTCCAAAATAGTTTCTTTGAGATGCCAAAGCTGAACATTCAGAAACGTTTGAGTGAAAACCTGATTCCAGTGGTGCCCCATCAAGAGAAAgctatctcattttttttgtgAAGACAGGTGGATGCTTCTGCCTCTGCTTTAAGATtaacaactgggagagactgaggggacatgTTGCCTTTGAGACATTTCTATGCCTAAAGTAGGGGCTGACCCCTcttcctgccttcacagacaaaggaggtacctttctgctgctggggcgcctctggtagccggttttcactcagcCTTTCTTagcctttcttggccttctgAAGAGAgtatcaggagacagaagagaatagAAACACAAGAAGGCAACAAATCTCCTCAGGCTCTTCCAGTTCTCAAAATTGATTCTTTAATACTGCCTAATACCACAGCAGCGAAAATATACCTCCTTTGTCATTGAAGGCAGAGGGGAGTGTCTGATCTTGCTGACTAATTAGCAACAGAGAGATAGTGAATGAACCTGTTTTCTTtggtatttcttttctcttctcttctcttctcttttcttctcttctcttctcttctttctcttctcttctgttcccatccctttccttcctttccctttttctttcctttttccctccccatcccttccttacattcccttattttcccttcccttcccttcccttctcgtccttctcttcccttcttttctctacccttcccttcccttctcttctcttctcttctcttctcttctcttctcttctcttctcttctcttctcttctcttgtcttttcttctcttctcttgtcttttcttctcttctcttctcttctcttctcttctctctcttctcatctctacccttcccttcctttccctttacacttcgcttcccttccttcccttcccttatattcccttcccttcccttattttcccttcccttcccttcccttctcttcccttctattctcttctcttctcttgctcttctcttttctcttttctcttctcttctcttctcttctcctctcttttcctctcctctcctttcctctcctctcctcttgttttctcttctcttcccttcccttcccttcacatTACTTCACTCTtatactcttctttttttctcttcccttcccttcactttcctttctttactctttccttttcctccctttcccttcccttccattcccttcccttccatagGTCCCTTCCcgtcctttctttccttcccttcccttctttacttcccatcttcccttcccttcttcccttcccctcctttcccttcccttcccttccttttttattctctactcttcttttttagtttctcttcttctcttgtcttctgcTACTGATAATCTCTTGAGAATGCCACAAGATCGCAAACTGAATTCATACATAGCAGAACTCAAGCTGATATGCCAAGAATgactgagtgaaaaccggctaccagaggcGCCCTAGCAGCAGAAAGGtacctcctttgtctgtgaaggcagacaATAATGGTCTGCCCTTGCTTCCAGATTAGATACTGCGAGAGTCTCAGTGGACCTATCATTttatgtgtttctcttctcttcttttctttctactgaAATTACCTGTGAAGGCCAAGAAAGGGCCAACCAAACCTGTTTCCTCAAGTTATCCaagcagaaagacaaagaaatattaaGGAAAACCGGCTACCAGAGACGCCCCAGCAGCAGAAATATGTCTTCTTTCTCTGTGAAGGCACGCTGGGAATCAGCCCCTGCTGTTGGTTTTGCAACTCGGAGAGAATGAGTGAACTTCTctcctttgtgtgtttctctcctctcctcctctctcctctcctctcctctcctttgctctccctctccctctccctctccctctccctctccctctccctcttcctctcctctcctctcctctcctctcctctcttctcttctcttctcttcattcacttgcctttccctcccctttttccttcctttccatccttccattccattcttttcccttcccttcccttcccttctcttcccttctcttctcttctcttctcttctcttaattcacttgccttttcccttccctttttccttcccttcccatccttcccttccattcttttcccttcccttcccttctcttcccttttcttctcttctcttctcatctattctcttcccatctcttctcttcacatttcttatttcttctcttcttctttcccccCCTCCCCTTCGCAACCCTTTCTCTTATCTTCCCTTCCTGTCCCTTTCCCTTCACTTCCATTCCGTTCCCTTCCCTTaggtcccttcccttcctttttcccatcccttcccttcccttcttttcccttcccttcctacccttcccttttcttcccttctgttttcttctcctctcttcttctcttctcttcgcttctcttttcttctcttctcttttcatctcttctcttctaatctcttctctttacatttatacatttctcttcttttttcttcccttccctttccttttctcttgtcttctcttctcttttcatctcctCTCTTCTAATCTCTCTTCACATTTCtacacttttcttctcttctcttttcttcccttcccttttctttcccttcccttccttcccttcccttcctttccctttccttccttcccttccattccattcccatcccttcccttcccttcccctctcctttcctctcctttcctctcctctcctctcctctattctcctcttccctcccctcctcttccctcccctccccttcccttcccttcccttcccttctcttctcttctcttctcttctcttctcttcccattTCTTCTCTTCACATATCTtatctcttctcctcttctttcccccctccccttcgCATCCCTTTCTCTTATCTTCCCTTCCTGTCCCTTTCTCTTtgcttccattcccttcccttcccttaggttccttcccttcctttcttcccatccctacccttcctttccttcccttcgtttcccttcccttcccttccttcccttcacttttcttcccttcctttctcttctctttcctttttttctcttctcttttcttctcttcgctctcttgtcttctcttcacttctcttctcttttcatctcttctcttctcttctaatcTCTTCACATTTCCAcagttctcttttcttcccttccttcccttccttcccttcttttcccttttcttccttcccttcccttcccctctcctctcctctcctctctcctcccctcccctccttcctctcccctcccctttccttctcttccctactcttctcttctgttctcttctcttttcttcccttcccttccctacccttttgtcttctcttctcttctcttttcatctcttctcttctaatctcttctcttcacatttctacacttctcttctcttctcttttcttcccttcccttttctcttgtcttgtcttgtcttctcttttcatctcttctcttctaatctcttctcttcacatttctacacttctcttttcttttttcccttctcttcccttttcccttccttcatttttcccttcccttcccttcccttttttcccttcttttccctttccttccttcccttcccttcccctctcctctcctctcccctccctccttcctctcccctcccctcccctcccctccccttctcttctcttctcttctcttctcttctcttctcttctcttctcttctcttctcttttcttctctctcttctcttttcttctcttcttctcttctattcCCTTCTCatccctcttcccttctcttcctttttcttccttgcctttcccttctttccccttcgctttccttcctttccttcccttccctttccttttcccttcctttttcccttccctttttccttccccttccccttcccttctcccttctcttctcccttccctccccttccctttttccttccagttttcttttcatcacttccttctcttcccttctttttcttccctttccttcttttccttcccttccttctccttcccttcccttcccttcccctcccttctcttctcttctcttctcttttctcttctcttttaatttctcttcttctcttgtcttctgtcTACTGAAAAATCTCTTGAGAAAGCCACAAGATGGCAAACTGAATTTATCACATAGCAGTGCCCAAGCTGATATGCCAAGAATgactgagtgaaaaccggctaccagaggcGAACTAGCAGCAGATAGGtacctcctttgtctgtgaaggcagactATAATGGTCAGCCCTTGCTTCCAGATTAGATACTGCGAGAGTCTGAGTGGACCTATCTTTttatgtgtttctcttctcttcttttctttctactgaAATTACCTGTgaaggccaagaaaggcccagcCAATCCTGGTTCCTCAAGTTATCcaaacagaaagacaaagaaagattaaGGAAAACCGGTCCAGAATTTGTGAAAGGTCAGTCATGGAGTATATGAGGTATGAAGAGGGGTTATGGGGGGGCACCTTATATTACTTGTTCCATGGATTTGGAAGTATTTTGAGTTGAAAACTGACAACAaaccttttactttattttatttttattttactttattttatttcatttactttattatttttatatttaatttattttattttatttatttattattttgttttctattttattttatttcattttctttattattgtttatattttattaatttagtttattattttgctttatattttattttattaatttattttattttattttacttttgggtcacacctggcagtggtcttcggttcctcctggctccgagctcagaagtccctcctggcagtagggtatttgccttgcaagcagccgaaccaggactaAAGGTCGTGTgattcctgccattccatatgatcccatgcCTGCTAGAGCGATTtttgattgcatagccaggagtaacccctaagcacagccaggtgggaaCCAACataggaacaaacaaacaaaaaaccagcatGAGCATACCTGTATGGTTTTCAATGAACCAGAAAAAAGAGTTAAATTCAAACTTTCATATGCAAAACAGATTATTGTAGAGCTGACAACTACAAATTGCAGTGAGGAAGCATAAGTGGAGAAGATAAATGTCTAATGAACAGAaatcttatttttagattttcggttttgttttttttttgggggggggccgcATAAGATGACGCTCAGTGGTTTTCTTAGGTCAATCACCACTAAAAATGGATGACTTCATCATTGAGCAGTGATAGTTTTTCAAGGTCTATATATCTCCTGGAGTGGTTTGCTGTTTGAAAGTACATCTCGGGATATCATCCTGAGTTCCATGACCTAGTGTATTACTGATGCATGGTTTTTTTCATGGTGTTTTGTAAGTTCAAGAAGATCCAGTTTGCATCACTTTCTTTGCTTGagcaatttttcttttgtctcaaatatacataatttatatcaatataaataaatattcagtatcttttgttttttttttatgcagaCCGGTCCAAGGCTCCAAACAGGGATAGTCTGATGAACAGGGTTGGCAGCAACCATCATGATCTAGCCGAGCAGAGCCGAGCAGAGGCAGGGACTTTTGCATCCACAGCAAGTAAGGTATGTGGAAATACCTGTCCATGTAACAGCCAGAGGTAGTAGTTTGAGGGACCACAAGGACATTCTCACAGCAACTGTTGGTGAAGGATTTCCAGTACCATTTTCTTCCGGAAGACAGGCATCTGGTGCTGAGTGAATGTGATTGGTTTGTCCCTCGAGATATAATTGGCAAATTGACAAGTAAACACTCCACAGTCACTTCCATTGAGCTGTTGGGGAATCTCATGTGGCTTCACACTGTAAAGTGTCCACTCCAGGAGATTCAAATCAATATTTCTTTTCGTTTGACTTTCCTCCTGTAAATACTGAAGGAGCATCTCACAGATCTTGTGGCCCTTGTGACCAATTGAATCCAGGTACTTCAGAGACTTTTTTCTTACATCTATCACCACGAGGCTCCAATGTACCTCTTGATGAATAGGCACCAAGATCAGTTCCTGGTCAAAGAGATTGACCCCTTTGGTCCATCTCCTTACTGCTTGGTAACCAGCAGACATTAATTTCGGGTAGAAGAAGGTACTAAAAGCATGAAGTGCTGGATAatcttgttttctgtttctttccatgATCAGATTCATATAAAAATTGATGACTTCATCATTGAGCCACTGATCATTCCTCAAGGTCTGGAGATCTCCTCGAGTGATACGCTGTTTAAAGGCACTGCTTAGGATCTGATCCCGAGGACCAGGACCTAGTGCATTCCTGATTTCCTTCTCCATATCTGCCGTCAATTCAAGATCATCGTCCATCCTTTTCTCCATTGATTTTCCGGAGCCAAGTTTGTCTTTGCTCTCAAGTCTTGAGACTTCCCTCCTAAGTGGGCCTTTGCTTCCATCACCCAGGTGAAGTGGGGGTGACAATGTTTCAGAGAAATCCGGTTCTAGCGGGTGTCCCGTGGTACTTACATATTCGAATGTGACTCCAGTGCTCTTATCTCTAGCTGAAACTTTTCCCTTTGAACACGTCTCCTCAATTTTCACTTTGTGGACAGGTCCACTTGTTTCAACAACCTTAGATGGTCTTGGATCTAATTGTGTTGTTTTAAATTCATGACTTGACTCATCCCCCAAGCTTTTGCTCTTTAATGTGTCCATCTGACTTCTTGGAGAACTAGGATGTGTTGAAGTTGCAGTAGGCATGGAGCTTCGTTGGTTGACTCCTTTTCGTGGCTCCAGTAAATGTCggaccttctttctctcctctttttgaAAATCCTCTTCCACAGTAGAGTGGGGTCGCTGCTGAACCTTGGCACTGTCTTCAGAGACAGTCTCTGTCGACACTTGTTCTTTCACTTGGTGAATAAGGTCGCCTACTCTCCTTCTTTTAGCAGATATTACTTCGGTGTCCACTGTAGGAAACAGAGTGTCATTCTGCTCCATCAAGTGACCCTCTGATCGTTTCAAGCTGGAGAGGGAACAAGCATCCGGAGAGGAACTTTTCAAATCCTTTCCATGAACTCTTCGGCAATGGGAACCGCCTTTCCTTTGCTGACTAATACAGTCTAATCGTGGTCTTTTATCAGGTGTTTTCTCCATGTCCCCTGTAGACAACagagcctcatgctgctccttcaAGTGACTCTCTGATCGTTTCAAGCTGGAGAGGGAACAGGTAGCCGGAGAGGGACTTTTCAAGTCCTGTCCATGATAAGCTCTTCGGCCATGGGGACTGCCTTTCCCTTGCTGACTAAGGCATTCTAATCTTGGTCTTTTATCAGGGGTGGCATCAGTGTCCCCTGTAGAGAACAGAGGGTCCTTCTGCTCCCTCAAGTGACCCTTTGATCGCTTCATGCTGGATTAAGAACAGGCACTTCTCAATTCGCTTGGGTAAACTCTTCGGCAATGCGGCACCCCAGGCTCCCTAGGCTGGGGCCCGGGGCCAGATGCCAAGTGAACTTTCAAGCCTGCCCTTGCAACTTTAGCAACCAAGTACTGGCCAGTGAGTGACTTCTCTCAAAGGAGGCTGTATCAAACAGTCTTTCTCCTTTGCGACTGATTCCTCTCTCTCagctcccctccctctcccaccctcccaccccacgCTACCCCACCCCACGCTACCCCACCCCCCTCAAAGTGAAGTGACCACACAACCCTTCTCGCCTCGCA contains:
- the LOC126017555 gene encoding sentrin-specific protease 2-like, with protein sequence MSQQTVCSSPPATSTHPSSPRSQMDTLKSKSLGDESSHEFKTTQLDPRPSKVVETSGPVHKVKIEETCSKGKVSARDKSTGVTFEYVSTTGHPLEPDFSETLSPPLHLGDGSKGPLRREVSRLESKDKLGSGKSMEKRMDDDLELTADMEKEIRNALGPGPRDQILSSAFKQRITRGDLQTLRNDQWLNDEVINFYMNLIMERNRKQDYPALHAFSTFFYPKLMSAGYQAVRRWTKGVNLFDQELILVPIHQEVHWSLVVIDVRKKSLKYLDSIGHKGHKICEMLLQYLQEESQTKRNIDLNLLEWTLYSVKPHEIPQQLNGSDCGVFTCQFANYISRDKPITFTQHQMPVFRKKMVLEILHQQLL